The following are from one region of the Arachis duranensis cultivar V14167 chromosome 10, aradu.V14167.gnm2.J7QH, whole genome shotgun sequence genome:
- the LOC127743137 gene encoding cytochrome P450 90B2: MISGLVEKPKQLFMKDIREKIINKINKTIEVHRKNDAPTVGSGVLGRLLEEESLPDDAVVDFIINLLFAGSETTTKTMLFAVYFLTQCPQAMKQLLVTGRRDRAKPLPFKMDSSGPWGFTGANEGNPRISSKFVAPCYYMNKLEEKFPFQSQKTKFFASKHWLYH, from the exons ATGATATCAGGTTTGGTGGAAAAGCCCAAACAGCTTTTCATGAAAGATATCAG GGAGAAAATCATAAACAAGATAAACAAGACCATAGAGGTACACAGAAAAAATGATGCTCCAACTGTAGGGAGTGGTGTGCTTGGAAGGCTGCTAGAGGAAGAAAGTCTACCAGATGATGCTGTAGTAGATTTCATCATCAATCTTCTCTTTGCCGGGAGTGAAACCACGACGAAAACAATGCTTTTTGCTGTTTATTTCCTTACTCAGTGTCCTCAAGCCATGAAGCAGCTTCTG GTTACAGGCAGGAGAGACAGAGCCAAGCCTCTGCCATTCAAGATGGATTCTAGCGGCCCATGGGGCTTTACCGGAGCTAATGAAGGGAACCCAAGAATCAGTTCCAAGTTTGTTGCACCATGTTATTATATGAACAA GTTGGAGGAAAAATTTCCATTTCAGAGTCAGAAAACCAAGTTCTTCGCCAGCAAGCATTGGCTGTATCACTGA